The following proteins come from a genomic window of Microbacterium sulfonylureivorans:
- a CDS encoding tyrosine-type recombinase/integrase, with product MGSVQPYKTKQGKRYLVRYKKPDGTHASKRGFHTKFDAQQYLATVDVAISTKRYIDPMDARVSVGELAAVWLQDQAAVLKPSSFHPLQSAWRVHVAPRWAGISISDVRYSDVRGWVTELSQLRGPATVIRSYGILSAVLDAAVRDRRIAENPARGVRLPKKVAKRRVYLTHAQVHLLASQASHPEVVLFLAYTGLRWGEATALRLRDLDAGRRRVHIHENAVTVNGRIETGTPKSHVARSVPFPDFLDDVMQALIVGKAIDELVFGDGKQHMLSPNSQNGWFAAAVRRAMAIDPTFQRVTPHDLRHTAASLAVSAGANVKALQRMLGHASAAMTLDRYADLFDDDLDYVAAALSNARRAEVKLDRPAASRLIRAGTEFVMLPPPTSGLSI from the coding sequence ATGGGTAGCGTCCAGCCCTATAAGACCAAGCAAGGCAAGCGGTACCTCGTCCGCTACAAGAAGCCGGACGGCACGCACGCCTCCAAGCGTGGGTTCCACACCAAGTTCGACGCACAGCAGTACCTCGCCACCGTCGATGTCGCGATCTCGACCAAGCGCTACATCGATCCGATGGACGCACGTGTCTCCGTGGGCGAGCTGGCCGCCGTGTGGCTCCAGGACCAAGCAGCCGTTCTCAAGCCGTCGTCCTTCCATCCGCTGCAGTCTGCGTGGAGGGTGCACGTCGCACCGCGATGGGCGGGCATCTCGATCAGTGACGTCCGGTACAGCGATGTGCGCGGTTGGGTCACCGAGCTCTCCCAGCTGCGTGGCCCTGCGACAGTCATCCGCAGCTATGGCATCCTCTCGGCCGTGCTGGATGCCGCGGTCCGGGACCGCCGTATCGCCGAGAACCCCGCCCGCGGTGTGCGCCTACCCAAGAAGGTGGCCAAGCGACGCGTATACCTGACACACGCTCAGGTCCACCTGCTGGCATCGCAGGCTTCCCATCCGGAGGTCGTTCTGTTCCTCGCCTACACCGGCCTTCGGTGGGGCGAGGCGACCGCGCTTCGCCTACGGGATCTCGACGCGGGTCGGCGGCGCGTTCACATCCACGAGAACGCGGTGACCGTCAACGGCAGGATCGAAACCGGGACGCCGAAATCGCACGTCGCACGCTCGGTGCCCTTTCCCGACTTCCTTGACGACGTGATGCAAGCTCTCATCGTCGGCAAGGCGATAGACGAGCTCGTTTTCGGCGACGGCAAGCAGCACATGCTGAGCCCGAACTCACAGAACGGGTGGTTCGCAGCGGCCGTGCGTCGCGCGATGGCGATCGATCCGACCTTCCAGCGCGTCACGCCGCACGACCTGCGCCACACCGCAGCCAGTCTCGCAGTCAGCGCGGGCGCGAATGTGAAGGCGCTGCAGCGGATGCTCGGCCACGCCTCAGCCGCCATGACGCTCGATCGCTACGCCGACCTTTTCGACGACGACCTCGATTATGTGGCCGCCGCGCTGAGCAACGCCCGACGGGCCGAGGTCAAACTCGACCGGCCTGCAGCGTCAAGGCTCATCCGCGCGGGCACCGAGTTCGTCATGCTCCCACCTCCGACATCGGGGCTTTCGATCTGA
- a CDS encoding glutaredoxin family protein, whose translation MGDKTEPSPRPAPTVTVTVYSTGPDCMQCNMTCRLLEAQGVDVHRVELADEQNAAALEYVTEELGYSGAPVVVVEGEPESHWSGFQPDLIKRLSARLHELSVPT comes from the coding sequence ATGGGTGACAAGACCGAGCCGTCACCGCGACCGGCGCCGACGGTGACGGTGACGGTGTACTCAACCGGGCCCGACTGCATGCAGTGCAACATGACGTGCCGGCTCCTCGAAGCGCAGGGCGTCGACGTTCACCGCGTCGAGCTGGCGGACGAGCAGAACGCGGCAGCTCTGGAGTACGTGACCGAGGAGCTTGGCTACTCGGGGGCGCCGGTTGTCGTGGTTGAGGGTGAGCCGGAGAGCCACTGGTCCGGGTTCCAGCCCGACCTCATCAAGCGCCTGAGTGCACGTCTACACGAGTTGTCGGTGCCGACGTGA
- a CDS encoding helix-turn-helix transcriptional regulator — translation MTSTEHRAGAEVDQYLSPAQVASLLPGLTENALAIRRHRHKEPAFCRFGRTVVYPLADLQAWIAASTVKAQKHG, via the coding sequence ATGACAAGCACAGAACACCGGGCCGGCGCCGAGGTCGACCAGTACCTCTCACCCGCCCAGGTGGCGTCGCTGCTGCCCGGCCTGACCGAGAACGCTCTGGCGATTCGCCGCCACCGGCATAAGGAGCCGGCGTTCTGCCGCTTTGGACGCACGGTCGTCTATCCACTGGCGGACCTGCAGGCATGGATCGCCGCCTCGACTGTCAAGGCGCAGAAGCATGGGTGA
- a CDS encoding zeta toxin family protein, with protein sequence MASLTSEQLDLILTRDIVPMTFPPAADEREPTLTLLHVPRGSGAARATARLASTRPAQAVLSAADLRAFHPSFEEARGAGSERARSEVDAAVAEWFRACLVYARGNHRSLLIEGPFMTPATAAGTAQGFADAGFATRVAVVATSRAEALLTTMSVHLRSMRAQRPEPLPSRKARERDWESTGDLVAAMADSAAVGRAIVIGRSGEVEANVTHGDPGGSAAVGAALRAAQERPLTALLAAQWLSELRRMTDFIDSRREPMVEVREALVELHVLGIREIVPRLPVPAGSEVVSREERRLSAELVRLRRSIPTAERPDATGPVVAGPSQGPEGPSR encoded by the coding sequence ATGGCGAGCCTCACGTCCGAGCAGCTCGATCTGATCCTTACTCGCGACATCGTGCCGATGACTTTTCCGCCGGCTGCAGATGAGCGCGAGCCGACGCTGACTCTGCTGCACGTTCCGCGAGGAAGTGGGGCGGCTCGCGCGACAGCCAGGCTCGCTTCGACGCGCCCGGCGCAAGCGGTCCTCTCCGCCGCTGACCTCCGCGCCTTCCATCCCTCATTCGAGGAAGCGCGGGGCGCTGGCTCGGAGCGCGCGCGGTCGGAGGTCGATGCCGCCGTCGCCGAGTGGTTCCGCGCCTGCTTGGTATATGCGCGCGGCAACCACCGGTCATTGTTGATCGAGGGACCTTTCATGACGCCGGCGACGGCGGCGGGAACTGCGCAGGGCTTCGCGGACGCGGGGTTCGCCACACGGGTTGCCGTGGTCGCGACCTCACGTGCGGAAGCACTGTTGACGACCATGTCCGTGCACCTCCGTTCGATGAGGGCACAGCGCCCGGAGCCGCTGCCGTCTCGCAAGGCGCGCGAACGGGACTGGGAAAGCACCGGCGATCTTGTGGCCGCGATGGCCGATTCCGCGGCGGTCGGTCGCGCAATTGTTATTGGGCGGAGCGGCGAGGTCGAAGCGAACGTCACTCACGGTGACCCCGGCGGATCCGCGGCGGTCGGGGCCGCGCTCCGAGCGGCGCAGGAGCGACCCCTCACAGCGTTGCTAGCCGCGCAGTGGCTAAGCGAGCTACGACGGATGACGGACTTCATCGATTCCCGGCGTGAGCCGATGGTCGAGGTGCGTGAGGCGTTGGTGGAGCTACATGTCCTCGGGATCCGCGAGATCGTGCCGCGGCTGCCGGTGCCGGCGGGATCTGAGGTTGTCTCTCGGGAGGAGAGGCGGCTGTCGGCGGAGTTGGTTCGACTGCGCAGATCGATACCGACAGCGGAGCGGCCCGACGCGACCGGGCCAGTGGTCGCCGGCCCGAGCCAGGGTCCGGAGGGGCCGTCGCGGTGA
- a CDS encoding FecCD family ABC transporter permease — protein sequence MKVPGLRRHLLGLVIALILLAALLVLSVLIGSTSIAPSVVWDALFNPAPGIDQFAIRDFRIPRTIVGLVVGVALGLAGALIQAVTRNPLADPGLLGVNAGASFAVTVAVGVLGFRDIQGYMWFAFAGALIVTLLVLALGSTRQGSSPVLMVLAGLCVGAVLGGAREALQLTNPDAFDVMRSWNAGSIAGRPLDVVWPILPILVIALVLAFAVSGSLNAMALGDDLAVTQGVRLLRTRVLAVIALTLLAGGATAIAGPIAFVGLMVPHVARWIVGPHQRWIFAYSVLLAPSLLLASDILGRVVIRPGEIPVGIVTAFVGAPVLIALVRRKNASGL from the coding sequence GTGAAGGTGCCCGGACTGCGTCGTCATCTGCTCGGCCTGGTCATCGCGCTGATCCTGCTGGCCGCCCTGTTGGTGCTGAGCGTGTTGATCGGATCGACGTCGATCGCACCGTCAGTGGTTTGGGACGCACTGTTCAACCCGGCACCCGGCATCGATCAATTCGCGATCCGGGACTTCCGGATTCCGCGCACGATCGTAGGTCTGGTCGTCGGCGTCGCGCTCGGACTGGCGGGCGCACTGATCCAAGCGGTCACCCGCAACCCCTTGGCCGATCCGGGCCTCCTCGGAGTAAACGCCGGCGCCTCCTTCGCGGTGACGGTCGCGGTGGGGGTGCTCGGCTTTCGCGACATCCAGGGCTACATGTGGTTCGCCTTCGCGGGCGCGCTGATCGTCACGCTCCTGGTGCTCGCCCTCGGGTCGACTCGGCAGGGGTCCTCACCGGTCCTCATGGTCCTCGCCGGACTCTGCGTCGGCGCGGTCCTGGGAGGCGCGCGGGAAGCGCTGCAACTCACGAATCCGGACGCCTTCGACGTGATGCGGTCATGGAATGCCGGTTCGATCGCGGGGCGCCCTCTGGATGTCGTGTGGCCGATCCTGCCGATCCTTGTCATCGCCCTTGTCCTCGCCTTCGCGGTCTCGGGCTCGCTCAACGCGATGGCACTGGGTGACGATCTCGCCGTCACCCAAGGAGTCCGCCTACTGCGCACCCGCGTGCTCGCGGTGATCGCGCTCACCCTGCTGGCCGGTGGTGCCACCGCTATCGCCGGACCTATTGCGTTCGTCGGCCTAATGGTGCCGCATGTCGCGCGCTGGATCGTCGGACCCCACCAACGCTGGATCTTCGCCTACAGCGTGCTGCTTGCCCCGAGCCTGCTGCTGGCCTCTGACATCCTCGGGCGGGTCGTGATCCGGCCCGGTGAGATTCCCGTGGGCATCGTCACGGCCTTCGTCGGCGCCCCCGTGCTCATCGCGCTGGTGCGGCGCAAGAACGCGAGTGGTCTGTGA
- a CDS encoding ABC transporter ATP-binding protein — translation MNTRTTSRLHVDSATIGYDKRVISERLSVSIPDESFTVIVGPNACGKSTLLRGLARLLKPSAGQVILDGADINSYKTKEVARRVGLLPQTSIAPDGITVADLVARGRYPHQGFVRQWTEEDEKAVARAMHQTAVADLSGRLMDELSGGQRQRVWIAMALAQHTDILLLDEPTTFLDITHQIELMELLTDLHSVGHTLVAVLHDLNHAARYGTHLIAMKDGQVVAEGTPDQVVTAQLVEEVFGLRCLVVPDPVAGTPQVVPLGRDRRAEHAQDGP, via the coding sequence ATGAACACCCGCACTACTTCACGACTCCACGTGGATTCCGCGACGATCGGCTATGACAAGCGCGTCATCTCAGAGCGTCTGTCGGTGTCCATCCCAGATGAGTCATTCACCGTGATCGTGGGGCCGAACGCGTGTGGAAAATCCACCCTCCTGCGTGGCCTGGCACGGCTGCTGAAGCCCTCGGCCGGCCAGGTCATCCTCGACGGTGCCGATATCAACTCGTACAAGACCAAGGAGGTGGCGCGGCGAGTCGGACTGCTCCCACAGACCTCGATCGCCCCCGACGGCATCACCGTGGCCGACCTGGTGGCTCGAGGCCGGTATCCGCACCAAGGGTTCGTCCGGCAGTGGACCGAAGAGGACGAGAAGGCTGTGGCTCGGGCCATGCACCAGACAGCGGTCGCCGACCTGTCCGGGCGCCTGATGGACGAGCTGTCGGGCGGGCAGCGACAGCGGGTGTGGATCGCGATGGCACTCGCGCAGCACACCGACATCCTCCTGCTCGACGAGCCGACCACCTTCCTCGACATCACCCATCAGATCGAACTGATGGAACTGCTCACCGACCTGCACAGCGTCGGCCACACCCTGGTCGCCGTCCTCCACGATCTGAACCATGCCGCCCGCTACGGAACTCACCTGATCGCCATGAAAGACGGGCAGGTCGTCGCCGAGGGCACCCCCGATCAAGTTGTCACTGCCCAGCTGGTCGAAGAGGTATTCGGCCTACGCTGCCTAGTAGTGCCCGATCCGGTCGCTGGTACTCCACAAGTGGTTCCACTAGGCCGAGACCGCAGGGCGGAGCACGCGCAGGACGGCCCTTGA
- a CDS encoding siderophore-interacting protein encodes MPKTSRRTAVHPLALREVAVVRLVDLTPGMRRITFAGEQLGAFTSSNGFAQPAFESNGFDDDIRLVFPYPGQTEPVLPVQKEMGLDLPRDPRPLSRIYTVRRWDPATGELDIDFVKHGIGVGTTWAYRAKVGDRIHFFGPSSSRALPQDADWLLVAGDDTTIPAIDRLLRALPGGTRAQVFIEIAESENRQPLRELPGVQVTWLSREGAEAGTTALLRDAVSTCDWWDGRPFAWVAGEQATVRNIRRHLVEDREVPKEDIEFIGYWRRGEVIALETDGAVPDPAKTRTPMEKVHDLTELIAPVAIRTAVELGIPELISRGVTEVKDLAVRTDADERALAKLLRYLVTLDLLTATEPGHYDLTTVGDVLTVEFMIDFLHPAGVAGREVLGIHGLTESIRTGRSSYASVTGQTFAVVRAEQDYENRYLERLANFQVTLAEPIATSDILTGVGHLVIHSGGAGAQAREFVAAHPDLKVTICALPAQADWLRRDLPDTIPDEQQRARVTVVEQSVFEPSPAADAVFVIRAFKTLPDADAAHALRRAAENLAPAGRVLLVEDLFDTDDLDEHDGEADLLALTVHGSGLRTAAELDDVISQAGLVRSATHTVGWGTTVHDLIPADTH; translated from the coding sequence ATGCCGAAAACCTCGCGCCGGACGGCCGTGCATCCCCTGGCTCTCCGGGAAGTGGCGGTCGTCAGACTGGTGGATCTGACACCGGGGATGCGGCGGATCACGTTCGCCGGTGAGCAGCTGGGCGCGTTCACATCGTCGAACGGCTTCGCTCAGCCAGCGTTCGAGTCGAACGGCTTCGACGACGACATCCGCTTGGTCTTCCCGTATCCGGGCCAGACCGAGCCGGTGCTGCCGGTGCAGAAGGAGATGGGGCTGGATCTTCCCAGAGACCCGCGGCCCCTGTCGCGGATCTACACCGTGCGGCGGTGGGATCCCGCAACCGGCGAACTGGACATCGACTTCGTCAAGCACGGCATCGGCGTCGGAACGACGTGGGCCTACCGGGCCAAGGTCGGCGACCGCATCCACTTCTTCGGCCCGAGTTCGTCACGGGCGCTCCCGCAGGATGCGGACTGGCTACTCGTCGCCGGAGACGACACGACGATCCCCGCGATCGACCGCCTGCTCCGGGCGCTGCCGGGCGGCACCCGGGCGCAGGTGTTCATCGAGATCGCCGAGTCGGAAAACCGTCAACCTCTCCGGGAACTGCCCGGCGTGCAGGTCACCTGGCTCTCCCGCGAGGGCGCCGAGGCCGGCACCACCGCTCTGCTGCGGGATGCAGTCAGCACGTGCGACTGGTGGGACGGCAGACCGTTCGCGTGGGTTGCCGGCGAACAGGCGACCGTGCGCAACATCCGGCGCCATCTGGTCGAAGACAGGGAGGTCCCGAAGGAGGACATCGAGTTCATCGGGTACTGGCGTCGTGGCGAAGTCATCGCGCTGGAGACCGACGGAGCGGTGCCCGACCCCGCGAAGACGAGAACCCCGATGGAGAAGGTCCACGACTTGACGGAGTTGATCGCCCCGGTGGCGATCCGGACCGCAGTCGAGCTGGGCATTCCCGAGCTGATCTCCCGCGGCGTCACCGAGGTGAAGGATCTCGCCGTCCGCACGGATGCCGATGAGCGGGCACTCGCCAAACTGCTGCGCTACCTGGTCACCCTCGATCTCCTGACCGCGACCGAACCCGGCCACTACGACCTAACCACCGTGGGTGACGTCCTCACCGTCGAGTTCATGATCGACTTCCTGCATCCCGCCGGTGTTGCTGGTCGCGAGGTACTCGGCATCCACGGGCTAACCGAGTCGATCCGCACGGGACGGTCGTCCTATGCCTCGGTCACCGGGCAGACCTTTGCCGTGGTCCGCGCGGAACAGGACTACGAGAATCGCTACCTGGAGCGTCTGGCGAACTTCCAGGTCACGCTGGCCGAGCCCATTGCGACCTCCGACATCCTCACCGGCGTCGGGCACCTCGTGATCCACTCGGGCGGTGCCGGTGCCCAGGCGCGCGAGTTCGTCGCCGCTCACCCTGACCTGAAGGTGACGATCTGCGCGTTGCCCGCCCAGGCCGACTGGTTGCGCCGGGACCTTCCCGACACCATCCCCGACGAGCAGCAGCGCGCGCGGGTCACCGTGGTCGAGCAGTCCGTCTTCGAACCCAGCCCGGCGGCAGACGCGGTGTTCGTCATCCGTGCATTCAAGACCCTTCCGGATGCCGATGCCGCCCATGCCCTTCGCCGAGCAGCCGAGAACCTTGCCCCCGCGGGCCGGGTGCTGCTCGTTGAAGACCTCTTCGATACCGACGACCTCGACGAACACGACGGCGAAGCAGACCTGCTTGCGCTCACCGTGCACGGCTCGGGCCTCCGCACCGCCGCCGAGCTCGACGATGTCATCTCCCAAGCCGGACTCGTTCGCAGCGCTACGCACACGGTCGGCTGGGGCACGACCGTTCACGACCTCATACCCGCCGACACCCACTGA
- a CDS encoding ABC transporter substrate-binding protein → MTMTPLTRRGAGLAAVVLSAALALTACASSGDGTGGAGSETTGNTRSITADNGTTEIPTDPQRVATIGNTTLAFIDLGGTPVGATAESESVVGLLPEDQQATYAAATLLASSADEVDMEQLASLKPDLILVQIPDEEFELLEEQLEAIAPTVFYGLDKEWKALADGVADAANTTDALTEQKAEFEELLARIQESYGEIIADTSFVDIIRWDSSDPGTFAIADIGCSEIARDDVGLNLPEAAEGEDPLAWTARPFEQLSELTEYDVITYPVDAEGQPTEPFVPVVETNTWKALPAVTSGHALGVFCPGNNSYGQVNRYLESLDSALASLPTQE, encoded by the coding sequence ATGACCATGACACCCCTGACGCGCCGCGGCGCGGGCCTCGCAGCCGTAGTCCTGAGCGCGGCGCTCGCCCTCACGGCCTGCGCCAGTAGCGGCGACGGCACCGGCGGAGCTGGGAGCGAGACGACCGGCAACACCCGCAGCATCACGGCGGACAACGGCACGACCGAGATCCCCACAGACCCGCAGCGCGTAGCCACGATCGGCAACACGACCCTGGCGTTCATCGACCTCGGCGGAACGCCCGTCGGCGCCACCGCGGAGTCGGAGTCCGTCGTCGGCCTGCTGCCCGAGGACCAGCAGGCGACGTATGCGGCGGCGACGCTTCTCGCCTCCAGCGCCGACGAGGTCGACATGGAGCAGCTCGCCAGCCTGAAGCCGGATCTCATCCTGGTTCAGATTCCCGACGAGGAGTTCGAACTGCTCGAGGAGCAGCTCGAGGCGATCGCCCCGACCGTGTTCTACGGCCTCGACAAGGAATGGAAGGCCCTCGCGGACGGAGTCGCAGACGCCGCCAACACCACGGATGCGCTCACCGAGCAGAAGGCAGAGTTCGAGGAGCTCCTCGCCAGGATCCAGGAGAGCTACGGCGAGATCATCGCCGACACGTCCTTCGTCGACATCATCCGCTGGGACTCGTCCGATCCGGGAACCTTCGCCATCGCCGACATCGGCTGCTCCGAGATCGCCAGGGACGACGTCGGCCTGAATCTTCCCGAAGCGGCCGAAGGCGAGGACCCGTTGGCTTGGACCGCCCGGCCGTTCGAGCAGCTCAGCGAGCTGACCGAGTACGACGTGATCACCTACCCCGTCGACGCCGAGGGCCAGCCGACCGAGCCCTTCGTCCCGGTCGTCGAGACCAACACATGGAAGGCACTACCAGCAGTGACCTCTGGTCACGCCCTCGGCGTGTTCTGCCCCGGCAACAACTCCTACGGGCAGGTCAATCGCTACCTCGAGTCGCTCGACAGTGCACTGGCGTCCCTCCCGACTCAGGAGTGA
- a CDS encoding helix-turn-helix domain-containing protein, which translates to MDLPPLSTSGPPPIPRVQASGLWDQSENLLLWVRRGAASVCIEDDPEIHLREGEGVWIPMSAGNRWLVTTEPGTVAFPLLTSPRVAAEYLSEPRAFAIPDGWQDWLIQNFNLMITPLASHGHSHDALAQLLGRHGSRPPDQAGAADTELRTTDRPIMPRANGARDVAEELLRNPALDLTIPQWATRVLSSPRTLLRDFRADTGLTFEQWRLSCRLHSGVEYLAAGYGVAAVAARVGFATHNGFTRAFRQQFGLTPHEFSRELSARRGASGLALRATAARQADQLVRMMRATDAPAVPDKLPAARTPAHTNSVHVLIWTYRGSGYLDIGDRRYEQERGVATWIPAGLEHITGARENSLSLPLGNAATGDLRLSEPLQAQFSPTWDDYLLFCSVSARTPIRPDEYMPSHILDLFAEQVALQRALSVPMPTDPRARGVAMDYLRSVGTSGGLWVDAPADIRRAFREQTGMTFARWCYAARMQIARDLIAGGAKPSAVARRVGYAHLPTFSAAFTRFHGLSPREYREREAGTP; encoded by the coding sequence GTGGATCTTCCGCCGCTCAGCACCAGCGGACCACCACCGATTCCTCGAGTGCAGGCCAGCGGACTCTGGGATCAGAGCGAGAATCTGCTGCTCTGGGTCCGGAGGGGAGCGGCAAGCGTCTGTATCGAGGACGATCCGGAGATCCACCTCCGCGAAGGTGAGGGTGTCTGGATTCCGATGAGTGCCGGAAACCGTTGGCTGGTCACCACGGAGCCGGGCACGGTTGCCTTCCCGCTGTTGACATCTCCGCGGGTTGCGGCCGAATACTTGTCGGAGCCTCGCGCATTCGCAATTCCGGACGGCTGGCAGGACTGGCTGATCCAGAACTTCAACCTCATGATCACCCCGCTGGCGAGCCACGGGCACTCCCACGATGCACTCGCCCAGCTCCTCGGTCGCCACGGGTCGCGCCCACCGGATCAAGCTGGGGCCGCCGACACCGAGCTGCGGACGACCGATCGGCCGATCATGCCCAGAGCCAACGGGGCCCGGGACGTTGCCGAAGAGTTGCTGCGGAATCCTGCTCTCGACCTGACCATCCCTCAATGGGCGACGCGAGTGCTGTCCAGTCCGCGCACCTTGTTGCGCGACTTCCGCGCAGACACCGGCCTCACGTTTGAGCAGTGGCGGCTGAGCTGCCGCCTGCACTCCGGTGTCGAATACCTTGCAGCCGGCTACGGTGTCGCCGCAGTGGCGGCGCGAGTGGGATTCGCCACTCACAACGGCTTCACGCGCGCGTTCAGGCAGCAGTTCGGACTCACCCCTCACGAGTTCAGTCGCGAACTCTCCGCGCGGCGGGGCGCGAGCGGGTTGGCGTTACGGGCGACCGCGGCGCGCCAGGCGGATCAGCTGGTGCGCATGATGCGCGCGACGGACGCTCCCGCAGTCCCTGACAAATTGCCCGCCGCCCGCACACCTGCGCACACCAACAGCGTCCACGTGCTCATCTGGACATACCGCGGGAGCGGATACCTCGACATCGGCGATCGCCGATACGAACAGGAACGAGGCGTCGCGACCTGGATCCCCGCCGGTTTGGAGCACATCACGGGTGCTCGCGAGAACTCCCTCTCTCTGCCCCTCGGGAACGCCGCCACAGGTGACCTGCGGTTGAGCGAGCCTTTGCAGGCTCAGTTCTCTCCCACCTGGGACGACTACCTGCTGTTCTGCTCGGTCAGCGCCCGCACCCCGATCCGTCCGGACGAGTACATGCCCAGTCACATCCTCGACCTGTTCGCGGAACAGGTCGCCCTTCAGCGAGCGCTCTCGGTGCCCATGCCCACCGACCCCCGGGCGCGGGGTGTGGCCATGGACTACTTGCGCAGCGTCGGTACCTCCGGGGGGCTATGGGTCGACGCGCCGGCCGATATCCGCCGGGCCTTTCGCGAACAGACCGGAATGACCTTCGCGCGCTGGTGCTACGCCGCCCGCATGCAGATCGCCCGCGATCTGATCGCCGGGGGTGCAAAGCCCAGCGCCGTTGCCCGCCGCGTCGGCTATGCCCACCTCCCGACCTTCAGCGCCGCCTTCACTAGGTTCCACGGCCTCTCGCCGCGAGAGTACCGGGAGCGCGAGGCCGGGACACCCTGA
- a CDS encoding FecCD family ABC transporter permease has protein sequence MRFEWRSLIVCSALAVAIACLVVLSLMTGSYPLTPGQVISALTGGEPALVNEIVVEWRLPRVTAALVFGAALGMSGAVFQSLLRNPLADPGIIGFSQGSFTGALIVILLVNGAYWQLVCGALLGGMVTAVAVYLLSYRRGVQGFRLIVVGIGVSAMLGSLNTWLILKADLDQAMAAAAWGAGSLNGISWNQVIIGGACIAVLMLLAMMMSRAMRQLELGDDTAAAQGVRVSATRLGLIVVGVALTATVTATSGPIAFISLAAPQIGRRLARTAGITLAPAAFVGALLCLGADYIAQHIVPTPLPVGILTVMLGGGYLGWLLYIEARRRL, from the coding sequence GTGCGGTTCGAGTGGCGATCGCTCATCGTCTGCTCAGCGCTCGCAGTCGCCATCGCGTGCCTGGTAGTGCTCTCGCTGATGACCGGCTCGTATCCATTGACACCAGGGCAGGTGATCTCCGCCCTCACGGGCGGGGAGCCCGCGCTCGTCAACGAGATCGTCGTCGAGTGGCGACTGCCACGGGTGACCGCGGCACTCGTATTCGGTGCGGCGCTGGGCATGAGCGGGGCGGTCTTCCAGTCACTGTTGCGCAATCCGCTCGCCGACCCCGGCATCATCGGCTTCTCCCAGGGCTCGTTCACGGGCGCACTGATCGTCATCCTGCTCGTCAACGGCGCATACTGGCAGCTGGTCTGCGGAGCGTTGCTGGGAGGAATGGTCACCGCCGTCGCCGTCTACCTGCTTTCCTACCGGCGAGGCGTGCAGGGGTTCCGGTTGATCGTCGTCGGCATCGGGGTCTCCGCAATGCTGGGCTCGCTCAACACCTGGTTGATCCTCAAGGCCGACCTGGACCAGGCGATGGCCGCAGCCGCGTGGGGCGCTGGATCCCTCAACGGCATCTCCTGGAACCAGGTCATCATCGGCGGCGCCTGCATCGCCGTGCTCATGCTGCTGGCAATGATGATGAGCCGGGCGATGCGACAGCTGGAACTGGGTGACGACACAGCCGCCGCCCAAGGGGTACGCGTGTCTGCGACTCGTCTCGGACTGATCGTGGTGGGGGTCGCGCTGACCGCCACGGTCACCGCCACGTCAGGCCCGATCGCGTTCATCTCCCTGGCGGCACCGCAGATCGGACGCCGCCTCGCACGCACCGCCGGGATCACCCTCGCGCCCGCGGCTTTCGTCGGCGCACTCCTCTGCCTGGGTGCGGACTACATCGCCCAGCACATCGTCCCCACTCCCCTGCCCGTAGGGATTCTCACCGTCATGCTCGGCGGCGGCTACCTCGGCTGGCTGCTGTACATCGAAGCCCGGAGACGTCTATGA
- a CDS encoding recombinase family protein — protein sequence MTRVVGYSRGFSSDADATLDVAELTREGATLVFSDPAGVDPRARPQLARCLDELADGDVLLVSSAARLSHSVNHFLATIVALDARGVEFRSLAEASLSTGLSAVAPTAVMSELDGLQKRLVGLRTRDGMSAASTAGRRPGRPTVMTDELVAMAVELRAEERSYAQIARVLGVSASAVQRALSITPPAD from the coding sequence GTGACCCGAGTCGTCGGATACTCTCGCGGGTTCTCAAGCGACGCAGACGCCACGCTGGATGTCGCCGAGCTCACTCGCGAGGGCGCAACACTCGTCTTCAGCGACCCCGCCGGCGTGGACCCACGGGCACGACCACAACTTGCCAGGTGCCTGGACGAGCTCGCGGACGGTGACGTGCTGCTGGTGTCGAGCGCGGCGCGGTTGTCGCATAGCGTGAACCACTTCCTCGCAACGATCGTCGCTCTGGATGCCCGTGGTGTCGAGTTCCGCTCGCTCGCGGAAGCGTCACTGTCGACGGGGCTCAGCGCGGTCGCTCCCACCGCTGTGATGTCGGAGCTTGATGGACTACAGAAGCGTCTAGTCGGGTTACGGACCCGGGACGGGATGTCCGCCGCGTCGACGGCCGGGAGGCGTCCGGGGCGCCCGACGGTCATGACCGATGAGTTGGTGGCGATGGCGGTCGAGCTGCGTGCCGAGGAGCGTTCCTACGCGCAGATTGCCCGCGTGCTGGGCGTCAGCGCCAGTGCGGTCCAGCGAGCGCTGTCGATCACGCCGCCGGCCGATTAG